The Haploplasma axanthum region AAGCTTTTTCGAATAAAGGATCATCTATTAAGTTAACAATAGGTGAAGCAATCTCTTCATTTTCTTTACCAATTAATTTTGTTAGTTTTCTAAATGCTGCTTCTCCTGTAAATATACTTGTAAATACTCCTAAAATATTTCCAAACATTTCATTAGAGAAAACAATTGGATATGCTTTTGAATCAATTGAATGAGCACCTAATTGTGAAGCACCATCTTTAATATTATCGTTGATTAATTTGCTAGCATCTAATTTATCAAAATCTTTAACGATTTGATAAGACATCCCCGTTTTAATTTGTTCATCTTTTTGGTATACACCAACAGCGTAAACCGTTGCATATGTATGGTGTCTTGAAAGATTTAAACCTTTTGAATTAACAATTGTTGTTTTACTATCAGATTCACTATATGAAACTGTTTCAACTTTTGTAACAGTTTTTTCTTTGTAAATTCCTTTTTCAACTTCAAGTAAAAGATTAACTTTTTTTAATGGATCAATAGTACCAAAATCAAAGTTTTTATCTTCAACTTTCGGATAATTTTTTGATCCTTCAAAAATTAAAGCTGGTTCATTTGCAGTAATATTTGAAGCACTATCAATTAATCTATCAAGCATATAATCAATATTATTTTCATTTAAATTTTCAACTTTTGATTTAGCTGCTTTTCCATTATAGATACCTTTGATTAATGCAGTATTCATTTTACTTATTTCATTTTTTTCGATTTTTCCATCATAAACTTCAATACTTAAATCTGTTTTATCAACAGCATAGATTTCAATATCACTAAGTCCTTTTTCTAGACCCTTCTTAATCCAATTTTGATATATTGCTTTACTCATCGCCAAGTCCTCCAACAGTTATTTTTTTAACACGTATTGTTGGTTGTCCAACATCGACTGGAATTGATCCTGATGAAGCACCACACATACCTTGACCAAATTCAAGATTGTTTGCAACACGGTCAATTTCAAATAAAATATCTTTTCCGTTACCAATCAACATTGCTCCTTTTACAGCATCAGTTAATTTCCCATCTTCAATCATATAGCCTTCTTGAACAGCAAAGTTAAATTCTCCTGTTGTTGGATTAACAGTTCCTCCGCCTAATTTTTTAGCAAATAATCCGAATTTTGTATCTTTAATTATATCTTCATAATTATCTTTACCATTTGCAATAAATGTTGAGTTCATTCTTGATGTAGGTGAATATTTATATGATTGTCTACGACTTGATCCTGTAGATTTTGCATTCATTGTTCGCCCATTTCTTTTATCAATTAAATATCCTTTTAAAATTCCATTTTCAATTAAAAGATTGTTTTGGGTTGGATGACCTTCATCATCGAAATTTAGTCTTCCCCATGCTCCTTCTACATCACCATTGTCATATGCACTAACAACTTCTGATGCAACTCTTTGTCCAAGTTTACCAGCAAATGGTGATAAGCCTTTAGCAATTGCACTTGCTTCTAATGGATGTCCACACGCTTCATGGAAGATTACTCCACCAAAACCATTATGAATTACAACTGGCATTACTCCAGCTTTAATGTCTTTAGCGCTTAGTTGTTTAACTGCAGATTCTGCTACATCTACTGCATATTTTTTATAATCAATTTTATCAAAAATTTCAAAGCCCATAAATCTTCCTTGACTTTCAAATCCTTGTTCCATCTTTTCTCCATCTTTAGCAACAGCACCTAATATTACTCTTGAATAGATACGTTCATCATTTTGATATATTCCTTCAGTGTTTGCAACTAATATTTCTTGTTTAACTTCAATTAAGTTAGAAAATGCTTGAAGTATTAAATCACTTTCTTGTCTTGTTATTGCATTAAGTTCTAAAAGCTTTGCTGTTTTATCTTTAGTTGGCACTTTATCAAATGGTTTTTCAATTTTATTATTAAATGGCAATGATTCACCAAGTTTAGCTACAACGCCAGGTTTATCATTAAAACTTGCTTTTAATTGTTCTAAAAGTCGTAGGATTTCTTCTTTTGTAACTTCATTAGTAAATCCGTAAACTTCATCACTACCTTTTAACAATCTAATTCCTACACCTGATGTATCTGATACACCTATATTAATAACTTCTCCATTCATTACATTAATACCACTATTAATCGTTTTTTCAAAAAATAGTTCTCCAAAATCAGCTCCACTAGTTAATGACTGATTTAAAATCTCTTGTATTGTTTCTTTTTTCATTTGTTAATCCTCCCTTGATAGATTAATTTTATACTTAAAACTCTTCATTATCAATCAAGCAATGCTTGAGTTTCTTTTTTATCGAATTGAATTTTATATAAATTATAGTACATACCTTCTAATTTTAGTAATTGTTGATGAGAACCAATTTCTCTAATTTTACCTTTATGTAAAACGATTATCTTATCACTATGTTGAATCGTCGATAATCTATGAGCAACAATTAACATTGTTGATCTTTTCATAATCTTCTTAAGTGATGTTTGAATTATCTCTTCTGTTTCACTATCAATATTAGCTGTCGCTTCATCTAGAATTAATAAGCTAGGTTTATAAACGATAGCTCTTGCAAATGAAATTAACTGACGTTGTCCACTAGAAAAGTTGTTTCCACGTTCTAGAACCATATGTTGATATCGTTCAGGTAGTTTTTCAATAAAAGTATCTGCACCAACATATCTTGAAGCATCGATTACTTCATCAAGTGTTATATCTTGGTTATTTAATGTAATATTATCTTTAATTGTTTTGTTAAACAAGAAAACATCTTGAAGCATTTGACCAATATGTTTTCTTATTGAGCTTCGCTTAATCTTTTTGATATCTATTCCATCAATTAATATTTCGCCTTGTTGAATATCATAATTTCTAACAATTAACGAAAGAATTGTTGTTTTACCTGAACCTGTTGCTCCAACAAAAGCAATCGTTTCACCAGGCTTAACTTCAAAACTAACATCTCTTAAAACCCATTCATCTTTAATGTATGAAAACCACACATTTTTAAATTCAATATGTCCTTTAAAATCTTCAAGTTCTATTGCATCTTCTAAATCTTGAACTGATGGTATTGTATCTAGTGTTCCAAATATTTTTTCAGCACTTGCATATGCATTTTGAAGGTTATTAAATTCTTCTGCAATTTG contains the following coding sequences:
- a CDS encoding TldD/PmbA family protein, which gives rise to MKKETIQEILNQSLTSGADFGELFFEKTINSGINVMNGEVINIGVSDTSGVGIRLLKGSDEVYGFTNEVTKEEILRLLEQLKASFNDKPGVVAKLGESLPFNNKIEKPFDKVPTKDKTAKLLELNAITRQESDLILQAFSNLIEVKQEILVANTEGIYQNDERIYSRVILGAVAKDGEKMEQGFESQGRFMGFEIFDKIDYKKYAVDVAESAVKQLSAKDIKAGVMPVVIHNGFGGVIFHEACGHPLEASAIAKGLSPFAGKLGQRVASEVVSAYDNGDVEGAWGRLNFDDEGHPTQNNLLIENGILKGYLIDKRNGRTMNAKSTGSSRRQSYKYSPTSRMNSTFIANGKDNYEDIIKDTKFGLFAKKLGGGTVNPTTGEFNFAVQEGYMIEDGKLTDAVKGAMLIGNGKDILFEIDRVANNLEFGQGMCGASSGSIPVDVGQPTIRVKKITVGGLGDE
- a CDS encoding TldD/PmbA family protein, with the protein product MSKAIYQNWIKKGLEKGLSDIEIYAVDKTDLSIEVYDGKIEKNEISKMNTALIKGIYNGKAAKSKVENLNENNIDYMLDRLIDSASNITANEPALIFEGSKNYPKVEDKNFDFGTIDPLKKVNLLLEVEKGIYKEKTVTKVETVSYSESDSKTTIVNSKGLNLSRHHTYATVYAVGVYQKDEQIKTGMSYQIVKDFDKLDASKLINDNIKDGASQLGAHSIDSKAYPIVFSNEMFGNILGVFTSIFTGEAAFRKLTKLIGKENEEIASPIVNLIDDPLFEKALFKVPFDDEGVACEKRYWIKDGKFTGFAHNLKTAEIFKTKSTGNGFASGIEPGNLYLESQNITFDELIKPIESGIYITDLVGLHAGVETVSGDFSLQAAGFEIKNGKLDRPVDMIVVSGNYFKLLKDIEAVANDFIFGLSGIGTGSVKVKALTVAGK